The Xylanibacillus composti region CGGCAACTACCAGCTCGGTGTGCACATCGCGGACGTTGGCTACTATGTGGCCGAAGGCTCGGCGCTTGATCGGGAAGCTTATGCTCGCGGCTGCAGTGTGTATCTCGTCGACCGGGTCATCCCCATGCTGCCGCATCGGCTGTCGAACGGCATCTGCAGCTTGAATCCGCAGGTGGATCGGCTGACGATGACGTGCGAGATGGAAATCGATCATACCGGCAAGGTTGTCGCCCATGACATCTACCCGAGTGTAATCCGCACGAAGGAACGGATGACGTACACGAACGTGCGCAAGATTCTCGTCGATCAGGACGCCGAAGTGATGGAGCGGTATGCGGATCTGGTGGAGTTCTTCCGCTTGATGGAGGAGCTGGCCGCCGTGCTGAGGCAGAAGCGGATGAACCGCGGCGCGGTCGATTTCGACTTCCAGGAGTCGAAGGTCATTGTCGACGAGAATGGCAAGGCGATTGATATCGTCAAGCGGGAGCGCTCGGTGGCAGAACGGCTGATCGAGGAGTTCATGCTTGTGGCGAATGAGACGGTAGCCGAGCATTTCCATTGGCTGAAGGTGCCGTTCTTGTACCGGATTCATGAGGACCCGGATTCAGAGAAGCTGCAAACATTCGTCAACTTCGTCTCCAACTTCGGCTATGCCGTGCGCGGCAAGGGCAATACCGTACATCCGCGCGCGCTGCAGACGCTGCTGGAGGAGATTGAGGGAACGAAGGAGCAGACGGTCATCAGCACGATGATGCTGCGCTCCATGAAGCAGGCGAAATATGATGCGGAGAGCCGCGGGCACTTCGGGTTGGCGGCGGAATTCTACAGCCACTTCACCTCGCCGATTCGCCGTTATCCAGACTTGGTCATTCACCGCATTATGCGGGAAGTGATCTTGAACAACGGCATGCTGCCGGAGAATCGGCACAGCTATCTGGAAGAGCGGATGCCGGACATTGCCCAGCAATCTTCAGAGCGTGAACGGGTAGCAGTAGACGCCGAGCGCGATACGGAAGCGCTGAAGAAGGCCGAGTTCATGATGGACAAGGTCGGCGAGGAATTCGAGGGCATCATCAGCAGCGTGACCAACTTTGGCATGTTCGTCGAGCTGGACAATACAGTCGAGGGCTTGATCCGCCTGAGCGATCTGACCGACGACTACTATCACTTCCACGAGCTGCACATGGCGCTGATCGGGGAACGCACCTCGCGCGTGTTCAGGATCGGAGACGAGGTGAAGGTGCGCGTCGTGCGCGTTAGTCTGGATGACTATACCATCGACTTCGAAATGGTCGATATGAAGCCGCGCAAGGAGAAGGTCAGCCTCGTCGACGGCAAGAAGCGTCGCGCACGCAGCGGGGAATCTGCGGTTTTCACGCCGGAACAGCCGCAGGAGGGCCAGTGGTTCAACCGCCCGCCGGGCGAGGGCGGGAAGCCGGCCAAGAAGCGCCGAGGCGGCAAGGGCAAGCCGGCGCCGCGCCGGGACAAGTCTGGACCAGGACGAGGCAAGTCCGGGAAGAAGGCGAATGGCCTGGCAGCTGTGGCGAAGAAGGCCTCCAAGCGAAAGAAGAAGTAAGCAGGGAGCAGGTGGCGGCGCAGTTGCGCTGCTTGTTCCTCCATCCGCTTGCTCTGGCGGCCGCTTGTTTGGCCGGTCTGGCAAGTGGATTTTTTTCACCGTGATAGGAGTGGCATCTTGATTTTGCCTGGGGGGCTTTGTTAGAATGAATATCTAGCTTGAAATTGTCGCGTCCCACTCATCTTGCAGCCAGCGGCTGCGTATAGTAGGGAGTGCAAGGGGCAGGCGCGCTCGTGCGAAGGAGGAGGAATGCGGAATGGGGAACAAGAAGGCGGACAATGTGCTGGCGCAAAACCGGAAGGCGTCCCACGATTATTTCATCGAGGAGACGTATGAAGCCGGCATCGTGCTGACCGGTACCGAGATTAAGTCGCTGCGCAACGGCCGGGCGAACTTGACCGACAGCTTTGCCACCATTCGCAATGGCGAGGCGTTCGTGCACAACTTGCACATCAGCCCGTTCGAGCAAGGCAATATCCACAATCCCGATCCGACGCGGGCCCGCAAGCTGCTGCTGCACAAGAAGGAGATCGCCAAGCTGGTTGGCTCCTCGAAGCAGGAGGGCTACACGCTCGTGCCGCTCAAGATCTACTTGAAGAACGGCTTCGCCAAGCTGTTGATCGGTCTCGGCAAG contains the following coding sequences:
- the smpB gene encoding SsrA-binding protein SmpB, with protein sequence MGNKKADNVLAQNRKASHDYFIEETYEAGIVLTGTEIKSLRNGRANLTDSFATIRNGEAFVHNLHISPFEQGNIHNPDPTRARKLLLHKKEIAKLVGSSKQEGYTLVPLKIYLKNGFAKLLIGLGKGKKQYDKRETAAKRDAQRDIQRALREKQKVAR
- the rnr gene encoding ribonuclease R — protein: MVTDQDLLNFMREKAYKPMTYQELERHFGIDNAADFKELLKLLNRLEDEGEIIRTRTERYGVPERMNLIKGRLQAHAKGFGFLIPEDRELADVYIHANDLKGAMNGDTLLVRVTKGADTQRMEGEVVRIVKRANTQIVGTFESYETYAFVIPDDKRITRDIFIPQEGFKGAVSGMKVVVKLVTYPEGRSAAQGEVVEVLGHKDDPGVDILSIIRKHQLPESFPDEVMAEAEAAPDTIREEELAGRRDLRGETIVTIDGEDAKDLDDAVHVVKLPNGNYQLGVHIADVGYYVAEGSALDREAYARGCSVYLVDRVIPMLPHRLSNGICSLNPQVDRLTMTCEMEIDHTGKVVAHDIYPSVIRTKERMTYTNVRKILVDQDAEVMERYADLVEFFRLMEELAAVLRQKRMNRGAVDFDFQESKVIVDENGKAIDIVKRERSVAERLIEEFMLVANETVAEHFHWLKVPFLYRIHEDPDSEKLQTFVNFVSNFGYAVRGKGNTVHPRALQTLLEEIEGTKEQTVISTMMLRSMKQAKYDAESRGHFGLAAEFYSHFTSPIRRYPDLVIHRIMREVILNNGMLPENRHSYLEERMPDIAQQSSERERVAVDAERDTEALKKAEFMMDKVGEEFEGIISSVTNFGMFVELDNTVEGLIRLSDLTDDYYHFHELHMALIGERTSRVFRIGDEVKVRVVRVSLDDYTIDFEMVDMKPRKEKVSLVDGKKRRARSGESAVFTPEQPQEGQWFNRPPGEGGKPAKKRRGGKGKPAPRRDKSGPGRGKSGKKANGLAAVAKKASKRKKK